In Amycolatopsis sp. EV170708-02-1, the following are encoded in one genomic region:
- a CDS encoding YihY/virulence factor BrkB family protein, translated as MSEENGRPGTAAEVAKGRRGPLRLLSRTLSKAWDGNIFSEAAEAAFWQTLSLPPLLLGLLGCLGFVGDWFGQEVVTAVHDRIITFSKTIFSDNAVHDIIEPTVNSILFVGKGEIVSVGFLISLWAGSSAMSSFVDAITVAHDQYGVRNDVWQRIFALLLYLAGLVILVVGLPLLAIGPDLLPQFFPTDWRGTVSYWVGTLYYPVLAVMIVLALTTLYKLALPRRLPWHRGLPGAMLAMVVFLLSSIGLRIYLNWITKTGYTYGALAAPIAFLLLMFFIGLAVVGGAYFNSAIQELWPAKATKRQRRKWRRLEMERASERIRAEEGRKLWERTTVPLRRPRQNGDSPDGDAEHASEQSVNAETQSETDSVTERRS; from the coding sequence ATGAGCGAGGAGAACGGCCGTCCCGGCACGGCCGCCGAGGTCGCGAAGGGCCGCAGGGGTCCGTTGCGCCTGCTCAGCCGCACGCTCAGCAAGGCGTGGGACGGCAACATCTTCTCCGAGGCCGCCGAAGCCGCCTTCTGGCAGACACTCTCCCTGCCGCCGCTGCTGCTCGGTCTCCTCGGTTGCCTCGGCTTCGTCGGCGACTGGTTCGGCCAGGAGGTCGTGACCGCGGTCCACGACCGGATCATCACCTTCAGCAAGACGATCTTCAGCGACAACGCCGTCCACGACATCATCGAGCCGACGGTCAACAGCATCCTGTTCGTCGGCAAGGGAGAGATCGTCTCCGTCGGCTTCCTGATCTCCCTGTGGGCCGGTTCGTCGGCGATGTCGTCGTTCGTCGACGCGATCACCGTCGCGCACGACCAGTACGGCGTCCGCAACGACGTCTGGCAGCGGATCTTCGCGCTGCTGCTGTACCTGGCCGGGCTGGTCATCCTGGTGGTCGGGCTGCCGCTGCTGGCGATCGGGCCGGATCTGCTCCCCCAGTTCTTCCCCACCGACTGGCGCGGCACGGTGTCGTACTGGGTCGGCACGCTGTACTACCCGGTGCTGGCCGTGATGATCGTGCTGGCGCTGACGACGCTGTACAAGCTGGCCCTGCCGCGCCGGCTGCCGTGGCACCGCGGGCTGCCGGGCGCGATGCTCGCCATGGTCGTGTTCCTGCTCTCCAGTATCGGGCTGCGGATCTACCTGAACTGGATCACCAAGACCGGCTACACCTACGGCGCGCTCGCCGCGCCGATCGCGTTCCTGTTGCTGATGTTCTTCATCGGGCTCGCGGTGGTCGGCGGCGCGTACTTCAACAGCGCGATCCAGGAACTGTGGCCCGCCAAGGCGACGAAACGCCAGCGCCGGAAATGGCGGCGGCTGGAAATGGAACGCGCCAGCGAACGGATCCGTGCCGAAGAGGGCCGCAAACTGTGGGAACGGACGACCGTCCCGCTCCGCCGCCCCCGCCAGAACGGCGATTCCCCCGATGGTGACGCGGAGCACGCTTCGGAACAATCGGTGAACGCGGAAACGCAGAGCGAAACCGATTCGGTGACCGAACGGCGAAGTTGA
- a CDS encoding efflux RND transporter permease subunit, producing the protein MSTLARLSLRNRSLIGLLALVVIGFGAFALPQLKQQLFPSLQFPQAQVITPYAGASPDAVDRQVTEPLEGGLQGLKGLEELSSTSSEGLSRITAQFEFGTDIDAAVGQIQRVVDGLKARLPQNSEPTVSAGSTDDLPVVLLAAGTTGDPQALAPALTGEVAPELRKIDGVREVEVTGARQPRVTIALDYAKLAAAGVDPSSIATTLQTAGAAVPAGTLTEGGKTLTVQVGGGPTTVDTIKNLYLTPASRPGAQAKPVKLGDVADVQAGFAPPTSITRTNGKPSLGLSITMVENGNAVAISEAVRDKLPELSKKIGAEMSVVFDQGTPVKDAISGLTTEGLLGLAFAVVVILLFLLSVRSTLVTAVSIPLSVVVALLALWTGDLSLNLLTLGALTIAIGRVVDDSIVVLENIKRHLAYGEEKERAVLDGVREVAGAVTSSTLTTVAVFLPIAFVGGFVGELFSPFAITVTVALLASLLVSLTIVPVLAYWFLKPPKAPADEREAELTRQAAEDKERRGLLQRGYVPVIRFATRRRVTVVLLALIIFGGTVGLASRLNTNFLDQSGSTTLSLSQKLPPGTSPEAKEKAAGAVEQALAAEPAVETYQVSIGGGNFFGGGGTATSIQVTVAKDTDLDALSDRLRGKLDKPELGEVKIGAEAGGFNSDQISITVTAPDEAALKPAAEQVRQALSGVPDLTEVTSDLAQGSPRVQVEVDAAKAAASGLSATTIGQIANQAIAGRTVTQLPVDGRRTDIVLRAGTAPVSVDAVKALPIPSATGVVRLDSVATVSTVDGPAAVHRTSGELSTTVTAKNTGADLAATTKAIQSKLDGLTFSGGAAYKLGGVSEDQQEAFGNLFLALLAAVAIVYLIMVATFRSLIQPLILLVSIPFAATGAIGLLLATGTALGLPALIGMLMLVGIVVTNAIVLIDLINQYRASGMSVADAVVEGGRRRLRPILMTAAATIFALVPMALGLTGQGGFIGQPLAIVVIGGLVSSTLLTLILVPTLYTMVETRKEKRRAKKAARRSPSEAPTTETLTPEPTA; encoded by the coding sequence ATGTCCACGCTGGCCAGACTGAGCCTGCGCAACCGAAGTCTCATCGGGCTGCTCGCCCTGGTGGTGATCGGCTTCGGCGCCTTCGCCCTGCCGCAGCTGAAGCAGCAGCTGTTCCCGTCACTGCAGTTCCCGCAGGCGCAGGTCATCACGCCGTACGCGGGCGCGTCGCCGGACGCGGTCGACCGTCAGGTCACCGAGCCGCTCGAAGGCGGGCTGCAGGGTTTGAAGGGGCTCGAAGAACTGAGCTCGACGTCGTCGGAGGGGCTGTCGCGGATCACCGCGCAGTTCGAATTCGGCACGGACATCGACGCGGCCGTCGGGCAGATCCAGCGCGTCGTCGACGGGCTCAAGGCCCGCCTGCCGCAGAACAGCGAGCCGACGGTTTCGGCGGGGTCCACCGACGATCTCCCGGTCGTGCTGCTCGCCGCCGGGACCACCGGTGACCCGCAGGCGCTCGCGCCCGCGCTGACCGGGGAGGTCGCGCCGGAACTGCGCAAGATCGACGGCGTCCGCGAGGTCGAGGTGACCGGTGCGCGGCAGCCGCGGGTCACCATCGCGCTGGACTACGCGAAGCTTGCGGCCGCGGGGGTCGACCCGTCGTCCATCGCCACCACGTTGCAGACCGCCGGTGCCGCCGTCCCGGCCGGAACGCTGACCGAAGGCGGCAAGACGCTCACCGTCCAGGTCGGCGGCGGACCGACCACAGTGGACACGATCAAGAACCTTTACCTGACGCCCGCTTCTCGTCCCGGGGCGCAGGCTAAACCGGTGAAGCTCGGTGATGTCGCGGATGTCCAGGCCGGCTTCGCGCCGCCGACGTCGATCACGCGCACCAACGGCAAGCCGAGCCTCGGGCTCTCAATCACCATGGTGGAGAACGGGAACGCGGTCGCGATCTCGGAAGCGGTGCGGGACAAGCTGCCCGAGCTGTCGAAGAAGATCGGCGCCGAGATGAGCGTCGTGTTCGACCAGGGCACCCCGGTCAAGGACGCGATCAGCGGCCTGACCACCGAAGGCCTGCTGGGGCTGGCGTTCGCGGTCGTGGTGATCCTGCTGTTCCTGCTGTCGGTGCGCTCGACGCTGGTGACGGCGGTGTCGATCCCGCTTTCGGTGGTCGTGGCGCTTTTGGCGTTGTGGACCGGCGATCTCTCGCTGAACCTGCTCACCCTCGGCGCGCTCACCATCGCCATCGGGCGGGTGGTCGACGACTCGATCGTGGTGCTGGAGAACATCAAACGACATCTGGCCTACGGCGAGGAGAAGGAGCGCGCGGTGCTCGACGGCGTGCGCGAGGTCGCGGGTGCCGTGACGTCGTCCACCCTCACCACGGTCGCGGTGTTCCTGCCGATCGCCTTCGTGGGCGGGTTCGTCGGCGAGCTGTTCTCACCGTTCGCGATCACGGTCACCGTGGCGCTGCTGGCGTCGCTGCTGGTCTCGCTGACGATCGTGCCGGTGCTGGCGTACTGGTTCCTCAAGCCGCCCAAGGCCCCGGCGGACGAACGCGAGGCCGAGCTCACGCGCCAGGCCGCCGAGGACAAGGAACGCCGGGGGCTGCTGCAGCGCGGGTACGTGCCGGTGATCCGGTTCGCGACCCGGCGCCGCGTCACCGTCGTGCTGCTGGCGCTGATCATCTTCGGCGGCACGGTCGGGCTGGCCTCGCGGCTGAACACGAACTTCCTCGACCAGTCCGGCTCGACGACGCTGAGCCTTTCGCAGAAGCTGCCGCCCGGCACCAGTCCCGAGGCCAAGGAGAAGGCCGCGGGCGCGGTGGAGCAGGCGCTCGCCGCCGAACCGGCCGTCGAGACCTACCAGGTCAGCATCGGCGGGGGCAACTTCTTCGGCGGCGGCGGGACGGCGACCAGCATCCAGGTCACCGTCGCCAAGGACACCGACCTCGACGCGCTGTCGGATCGCCTGCGGGGCAAGCTGGACAAGCCGGAACTCGGCGAGGTCAAGATCGGCGCGGAGGCGGGCGGGTTCAACTCCGACCAGATCTCGATCACCGTCACCGCACCGGACGAAGCGGCGCTGAAGCCCGCCGCCGAGCAGGTCCGCCAGGCCCTGTCCGGCGTCCCGGACCTCACCGAGGTGACCAGTGACCTCGCGCAGGGCTCGCCGCGCGTGCAGGTCGAGGTCGACGCCGCCAAGGCGGCCGCGAGCGGGCTTTCGGCGACCACGATCGGCCAGATCGCGAACCAGGCCATCGCCGGCCGCACGGTGACGCAGCTGCCGGTCGACGGCAGGCGCACGGACATCGTGCTGCGCGCGGGCACGGCCCCGGTGTCGGTCGACGCGGTCAAGGCGCTGCCGATCCCGAGCGCGACCGGCGTGGTGCGGCTGGATTCCGTCGCCACCGTGTCCACAGTGGACGGACCGGCCGCGGTGCACCGCACCTCGGGCGAGCTGAGCACCACGGTCACCGCCAAGAACACCGGAGCGGACCTGGCCGCCACCACGAAGGCCATCCAGTCCAAATTGGACGGACTGACCTTCAGCGGCGGCGCGGCGTACAAGCTCGGCGGGGTCAGCGAGGACCAGCAGGAGGCGTTCGGGAACCTGTTCCTCGCGCTGCTGGCCGCGGTCGCGATCGTGTACCTGATCATGGTGGCGACGTTCCGCAGCCTGATCCAGCCGCTGATCCTGCTGGTGTCGATCCCGTTCGCGGCGACCGGCGCGATCGGGCTGCTGCTGGCCACCGGGACCGCGCTGGGCCTGCCCGCGCTGATCGGGATGCTGATGCTCGTCGGCATCGTGGTGACCAACGCGATCGTGCTGATCGACCTGATCAACCAGTACCGGGCTTCGGGGATGAGCGTCGCGGACGCCGTCGTCGAAGGCGGGCGGCGACGGCTGCGGCCGATCCTGATGACCGCGGCGGCGACCATCTTCGCGCTGGTCCCGATGGCGCTCGGGCTGACCGGGCAGGGCGGGTTCATCGGGCAGCCGCTGGCGATCGTGGTGATCGGCGGGCTCGTCAGCTCGACCCTGCTGACGCTGATCCTGGTGCCGACGCTGTACACGATGGTCGAGACGCGGAAAGAGAAGCGCCGCGCCAAGAAGGCGGCCCGCCGGTCCCCTTCGGAGGCACCCACGACGGAAACGCTGACGCCGGAACCGACCGCATAG
- a CDS encoding sporulation protein, producing the protein MFQKVLATFGSGGAKIDARLLDRTVSPGRPLRGEVLLLGGEVDQEINGLSVKLLARVTVPDERRPGVEDLEFGTQQLAGNERIGPGQQVRIPFEVALPWETPISSVFGKPLTGMAVGLQTSLDIANSVTDPVDVDGAAIEPLPAQKRILDAFSRIGFVFREAVLERGRVDGAVQQLPFFQEIRFTPSPRFAPVFTSVAVTFLSSPSETQVVLEVTKRVRVSKSGGFGGRGQEFLGLFKVDHAAVERVKWEPQLEGWLHEVAKARGIFD; encoded by the coding sequence ATGTTCCAGAAGGTGCTCGCGACGTTCGGCTCGGGCGGGGCGAAGATCGACGCCCGGCTGCTCGACCGCACGGTCTCCCCCGGCCGCCCGTTGCGCGGCGAGGTCCTGCTGCTCGGCGGCGAAGTCGATCAAGAGATCAACGGTCTCTCGGTGAAGCTGCTCGCCAGGGTCACCGTCCCCGACGAACGCCGCCCCGGCGTCGAGGACCTCGAGTTCGGCACCCAGCAGCTGGCGGGCAACGAGCGGATCGGGCCCGGCCAGCAGGTCCGGATCCCGTTCGAGGTGGCCTTGCCCTGGGAGACGCCGATCTCCAGCGTCTTCGGCAAACCGCTGACCGGGATGGCCGTCGGCCTGCAGACCAGCCTCGACATCGCCAACTCCGTCACCGACCCGGTCGACGTCGACGGCGCCGCGATCGAGCCGCTGCCCGCGCAGAAACGGATCTTGGACGCCTTCAGCCGGATCGGCTTCGTCTTCCGCGAAGCCGTGCTGGAACGCGGCCGGGTGGACGGCGCGGTCCAGCAGCTCCCGTTCTTCCAGGAGATCCGCTTCACCCCTTCGCCGCGGTTCGCGCCCGTCTTCACCTCGGTGGCGGTGACCTTCCTGTCCTCGCCGTCGGAGACGCAGGTCGTGCTGGAGGTGACCAAACGGGTCCGGGTGTCCAAGAGCGGCGGGTTCGGCGGCCGCGGCCAGGAGTTCCTCGGCCTGTTCAAGGTCGACCACGCCGCGGTGGAGCGGGTCAAGTGGGAGCCGCAGCTCGAAGGCTGGCTGCACGAGGTGGCCAAGGCACGCGG
- a CDS encoding DUF3039 domain-containing protein — translation MSTQTLPKPDTRPEGTDGTDDDSPKMFHYVRKNKIAESAVMGTHVVALCGEVFPVTKSAKPGSPVCPDCKKIYDGLKPGD, via the coding sequence GTGAGTACTCAGACCCTTCCGAAGCCGGATACCCGTCCCGAGGGCACCGACGGCACCGACGACGATTCGCCGAAGATGTTCCACTACGTGCGCAAGAACAAGATCGCCGAAAGCGCGGTCATGGGCACGCACGTGGTGGCGCTGTGCGGTGAGGTCTTCCCGGTGACGAAGTCGGCGAAGCCCGGTTCGCCGGTCTGCCCGGACTGCAAGAAGATCTACGACGGTCTCAAGCCGGGCGACTGA